A window from Streptomyces sp. NBC_00271 encodes these proteins:
- the mgtA gene encoding magnesium-translocating P-type ATPase: protein MAETSATAGGGAERPASAGGPAAEKPRVLQGTSGGEEHGEPTALQLLRRLDSGPRGLTQTQADERLARFGENILPARRPVPWFERFLRSLRDPFTAVLLCLGLVSALVASWGTASVITVLVVVSCALRSSGEHRADRSMAALRELVASTATVLRRTDAHAAPTDRDLPVDQLVPGDVIRLGPGDLVPADVRLLRAGGLTVYQAALTGESAPVAKYPVDAPGPTAGELFEQPQLCFQGSSVASGSGTAVVVATGAHTRFAEGHRDPGRREASAFDRSVHGISWILIRFMLLTPPLVLMAGAALRGRGLETLPFAVAVAVGMTPEMLPVIITTCLARGASLLARTHGVIVKRLPALHDLGAIDVLCVDKTGTLTQDRPVVDRALDADGEDAPEVLRRAAAAAWWTLQLADLPAPDALDEALLHTADEDDLMAYDGIAALPFDPVRRLTTAVVRTPGTLGSHTLLVKGAAEAVLERCALDPRERTRLLARAHRLTDDGLRVLAVATAVRPARHRDYTPADERGLTFEGFVTLRDALVPSAADALRVLADRGVAVRVLTGDHPGTAARACRDLGLDPGEVRTAADLDGLTDTELGELADRTTVFARCTPEHKARITVALRARGHTTGYLGDGVNDLPALHAADVGICPRDATDLARESADVVLAEKDLTAIAHAITAGRYSSGNIGTYLRVTLSSNLGNVIAMLAAGILLPFLPMLPTQVLVQNMCFDAAQLAFAYDRPAPGTLKRPTVLRSRDLLGFITGFGLLNAVADLATFGVLALAAHGPGTANDESVFHSGWFTENLLTQALVMLLLRLGRRGIEGRRKPGPVGWGAAALTAAGLALPLSPLGPPLGMTALPALYYLLLAAVLGLYAVGLVAARSRYERRRSEYDGEISHSDQGARGERIHAGG from the coding sequence GTGGCTGAGACGTCCGCGACGGCGGGAGGGGGCGCCGAGCGCCCCGCCTCGGCGGGTGGCCCGGCGGCGGAGAAACCCCGGGTCCTCCAAGGCACTTCGGGTGGGGAGGAACACGGCGAGCCGACCGCGCTCCAGCTGCTCCGGCGGCTGGACAGCGGCCCGCGGGGGCTGACGCAGACGCAGGCCGACGAACGCCTCGCCCGGTTCGGGGAGAACATCCTGCCCGCCCGGCGGCCCGTTCCCTGGTTCGAGCGGTTCCTGCGCAGTCTGCGGGATCCGTTCACCGCCGTACTGCTCTGCCTCGGCCTGGTCTCGGCGCTCGTGGCCTCCTGGGGCACCGCGAGCGTGATCACCGTACTGGTGGTGGTCAGTTGTGCGCTGCGGTCGTCCGGCGAGCACCGGGCCGACCGTTCGATGGCGGCGCTGCGCGAGCTGGTCGCCAGTACCGCCACCGTGCTGCGTAGGACCGACGCGCACGCGGCACCCACCGACCGTGACCTCCCCGTCGACCAGCTGGTGCCGGGGGATGTCATCCGGCTAGGTCCGGGCGACCTGGTCCCCGCCGACGTACGGCTGCTGCGGGCCGGTGGGCTGACCGTCTACCAGGCGGCGCTCACCGGAGAGTCGGCGCCGGTCGCCAAGTACCCGGTCGACGCGCCGGGCCCCACGGCGGGTGAGCTGTTCGAACAGCCGCAGCTGTGCTTCCAGGGCAGCAGCGTCGCCTCCGGCAGCGGCACCGCCGTGGTCGTGGCGACCGGCGCGCACACTCGGTTCGCCGAGGGCCACCGGGACCCGGGGCGGCGGGAGGCGAGCGCCTTCGACCGGTCCGTGCACGGCATCTCCTGGATCCTCATCCGGTTCATGCTGCTCACCCCGCCGCTGGTCCTGATGGCGGGCGCGGCCCTGCGCGGGCGGGGCCTGGAGACCCTGCCGTTCGCCGTCGCGGTGGCGGTCGGGATGACCCCGGAGATGCTGCCGGTCATCATCACGACCTGTCTGGCCCGCGGGGCGTCGCTGCTGGCCCGTACGCACGGGGTGATCGTGAAGCGGCTGCCCGCGCTCCACGACCTCGGCGCCATCGACGTGCTCTGCGTGGACAAGACCGGCACCCTCACCCAGGACCGGCCGGTCGTCGACCGCGCGCTGGACGCGGACGGCGAGGACGCGCCCGAGGTACTGCGCCGGGCGGCCGCGGCCGCCTGGTGGACCCTGCAACTCGCCGACCTGCCCGCACCCGACGCCCTCGACGAGGCGCTCCTGCACACGGCCGACGAGGACGACCTGATGGCGTACGACGGGATCGCGGCGCTGCCCTTCGATCCCGTACGCCGCCTCACCACCGCCGTCGTACGCACCCCCGGCACCCTCGGCTCCCACACCCTCCTGGTCAAGGGCGCCGCCGAAGCCGTACTGGAGCGCTGTGCGCTGGATCCGCGGGAGCGCACACGGCTGCTCGCCCGCGCCCACCGGCTGACGGACGACGGGCTGCGCGTCCTGGCGGTCGCCACCGCCGTACGCCCCGCCCGCCACCGCGACTACACCCCGGCCGACGAACGCGGCCTGACCTTCGAGGGGTTCGTCACGCTGCGGGACGCGCTGGTGCCGAGCGCGGCCGACGCGCTGCGGGTGCTCGCCGACCGGGGTGTCGCCGTACGGGTGCTGACCGGGGACCACCCGGGCACGGCCGCCCGCGCCTGCCGCGACCTGGGCCTCGACCCCGGGGAGGTACGCACCGCCGCCGACCTCGACGGTCTCACGGACACCGAACTGGGCGAACTCGCCGACCGCACCACCGTCTTCGCCCGCTGCACGCCCGAGCACAAGGCGCGGATCACCGTCGCACTGCGCGCACGCGGACACACCACCGGCTACCTCGGCGACGGCGTCAACGACCTGCCCGCGCTGCACGCCGCGGACGTCGGGATCTGCCCGCGCGACGCCACCGACCTGGCCCGGGAGAGCGCCGACGTGGTGCTGGCCGAAAAGGACCTCACCGCGATCGCGCACGCGATCACCGCGGGCCGCTACTCCAGCGGCAACATCGGCACCTATCTGCGGGTCACCCTCTCCTCCAACCTCGGCAACGTGATCGCGATGCTCGCGGCGGGCATCCTGCTGCCCTTCCTGCCGATGCTGCCGACGCAGGTCCTCGTGCAGAACATGTGCTTCGACGCGGCCCAGCTCGCCTTCGCCTACGACCGCCCCGCGCCGGGCACCCTGAAGCGCCCCACCGTGCTGCGCTCGCGCGACCTGCTGGGCTTCATCACCGGCTTCGGCCTGCTGAACGCCGTCGCCGACCTCGCGACCTTCGGCGTCCTCGCGCTCGCCGCGCACGGGCCCGGGACGGCGAACGACGAGTCCGTGTTCCACTCCGGCTGGTTCACCGAGAACCTGCTCACCCAGGCCCTGGTGATGCTCCTGCTGCGGCTCGGCCGCCGGGGCATCGAGGGCCGGCGGAAACCGGGTCCCGTCGGCTGGGGCGCGGCCGCCCTCACGGCCGCAGGCCTCGCGCTGCCGCTCTCCCCGCTCGGGCCGCCGCTGGGCATGACCGCACTGCCCGCCCTCTACTACCTGCTGCTCGCCGCGGTCCTTGGCCTCTACGCCGTGGGGCTGGTGGCCGCACGGTCACGCTACGAACGCCGTCGCTCGGAGTACGACGGCGAGATCTCGCACAGTGATCAAGGGGCGCGCGGCGAGCGCATCCACGCCGGAGGGTGA
- the tatA gene encoding Sec-independent protein translocase subunit TatA, with product MLRNGLEPWHLLIVAIVIIVLFGSKKLPDTARALGKSMRILKSEAGAMKHDGTAPSTVPSAAPWSESAPESASARPVDEGTATR from the coding sequence ATGCTCCGCAACGGACTGGAACCCTGGCACCTGCTGATCGTGGCGATCGTGATCATCGTGCTGTTCGGCTCGAAGAAGCTGCCCGACACCGCCCGCGCGCTGGGCAAGTCGATGCGCATCCTCAAGAGCGAGGCCGGCGCCATGAAGCACGACGGCACCGCACCCTCCACCGTGCCCTCCGCCGCGCCCTGGTCCGAGAGCGCGCCCGAGTCCGCGTCGGCCCGCCCGGTCGACGAGGGCACCGCGACCCGCTGA
- a CDS encoding TIGR03943 family putative permease subunit, whose product MKRPLQVTLLVLSGLGLLHASLFTDLSLRFVKEGMRPMLVASGVLLLVLGVAEAWSHQKPAGEDGHDHEDADANADTDADAERHVDAHGHDHSTVPRIAWLLFLPALSLLFYAPPALGAYTAAREAPKAVTEQRYFDPLPATSPVPLTLTQFTSRVQQDHKRDIGGRSVRMTGFVTPDKGADGWYLTRIIFTCCAADAQSVKVRIHGASALPANTWVTVTGTWHPGGTLGTSSAPAALDARTVKKVAKPVNAYTDALPLF is encoded by the coding sequence GTGAAACGCCCCCTCCAGGTGACCCTGCTCGTCCTCAGCGGCCTCGGCCTGCTGCACGCCTCGCTCTTCACCGACCTGAGCCTCAGGTTCGTCAAGGAGGGGATGCGTCCGATGCTGGTCGCGTCGGGGGTGCTGCTGCTCGTGCTGGGCGTGGCGGAGGCGTGGTCGCATCAGAAACCGGCCGGCGAGGATGGACACGATCACGAAGACGCGGACGCGAATGCAGACACGGATGCAGACGCAGAGCGGCATGTGGACGCACACGGCCACGACCACTCCACCGTGCCCCGTATCGCCTGGCTGCTGTTCCTCCCCGCGCTGAGTCTGCTCTTCTACGCCCCGCCGGCCCTCGGCGCGTACACCGCCGCGCGCGAGGCGCCCAAGGCCGTCACGGAGCAGAGGTACTTCGATCCGCTGCCCGCGACCTCGCCCGTCCCGCTGACGCTCACCCAGTTCACCAGCCGGGTGCAGCAGGACCACAAGCGGGACATCGGCGGCCGTAGCGTCCGGATGACCGGTTTCGTCACGCCCGACAAGGGGGCCGACGGCTGGTACCTGACCAGGATCATCTTCACCTGCTGCGCGGCGGACGCCCAGTCCGTGAAGGTGCGGATCCACGGGGCGTCGGCCCTGCCCGCCAACACCTGGGTGACCGTCACCGGAACGTGGCACCCCGGCGGAACGCTGGGCACGAGTTCCGCTCCGGCCGCACTGGACGCCCGTACCGTCAAGAAGGTCGCCAAGCCGGTGAACGCGTACACGGACGCCCTCCCGCTGTTCTAG
- a CDS encoding LCP family protein, with protein MSRTDESTQVTTSDQARPPRRRRGPLRIALVVALSVLLLGTAGLGWIYLKLNGNIDTFGADGLSKDRPAGSTKGENVLVIGSDARTDGNSALGGGDKGDIGRSDTAFLLHVYADHRHAVAVSIPRDTLVTLPPCKLPDGKWTRTRPNTMFNEAYSVGQTAKGNPACTQNTVEKLTGLRVDHTVVIDFKGFAALTRVVGGVKVCLPQDVYEKDLNPNRATRGGLLFKKGEQKLSGQRALDYVRIRHGIGDGSDIGRIKRQQAFVASLVKKVKSDGLTPTGLLPLADAATNSLTVDPGLGTAKRLISFAMSLKNIDLHDTKFATIPWRYQGERVAIVQPDADQLWAALRADRTLDGTDAGGKKGEQGGRTATAAASPSSAAEVSGDGIDVAVYNGTTTRGLASRAATALTEHGFTVTRTANAVDRDRADTVIEYGAGLRARAQTVARLFPGAALNSVPGAGVDVVLGRTYAAKGSASAPSSRASTPTALPTSVARDARSADDDVCSNLSYG; from the coding sequence ATGAGTCGGACGGATGAGAGCACACAGGTGACGACCAGCGACCAGGCGCGGCCGCCGCGCCGCAGACGGGGCCCTCTGCGGATCGCCCTCGTCGTGGCCCTGTCCGTGCTGCTGCTCGGCACGGCCGGACTCGGCTGGATCTATCTGAAGCTGAACGGCAACATCGACACCTTCGGCGCCGACGGTCTCTCCAAGGACCGGCCGGCCGGTTCGACGAAGGGCGAGAACGTCCTCGTCATCGGCTCGGACGCGCGCACGGACGGAAACAGCGCGCTGGGCGGCGGCGACAAGGGCGACATCGGCCGCTCCGACACCGCGTTCCTGCTGCACGTCTACGCCGATCACCGGCACGCCGTCGCCGTCTCGATCCCCCGCGACACACTGGTCACCCTCCCCCCGTGCAAGCTCCCGGACGGGAAGTGGACCAGGACGCGGCCGAACACGATGTTCAACGAGGCGTACTCCGTGGGGCAGACGGCCAAGGGCAACCCGGCCTGCACCCAGAACACGGTCGAGAAGCTGACCGGCCTGCGCGTCGACCACACCGTCGTCATCGACTTCAAGGGCTTCGCGGCGCTGACGCGGGTCGTCGGCGGGGTGAAGGTGTGCCTCCCGCAGGACGTGTACGAGAAGGACCTCAACCCCAACCGCGCCACCCGGGGCGGGCTGCTCTTCAAGAAGGGTGAGCAGAAGCTCTCCGGGCAGCGGGCGCTGGACTACGTCCGTATACGGCACGGCATCGGCGACGGCTCCGACATCGGCCGCATCAAACGCCAACAGGCCTTCGTCGCCAGCCTGGTGAAGAAGGTGAAGAGCGACGGGCTCACCCCCACCGGACTGCTGCCGCTCGCCGACGCCGCGACGAATTCGCTGACCGTCGACCCGGGGCTGGGAACGGCGAAGCGGCTGATCTCGTTCGCGATGTCCCTGAAGAACATCGACCTCCACGACACCAAGTTCGCGACCATCCCGTGGCGCTACCAGGGGGAGCGGGTCGCGATCGTCCAGCCGGACGCCGACCAGCTGTGGGCCGCGCTCAGGGCCGACCGCACCCTCGACGGCACCGACGCCGGTGGCAAGAAGGGCGAGCAGGGCGGGCGGACCGCCACCGCGGCCGCCTCGCCCAGCAGCGCCGCGGAGGTCTCGGGGGACGGTATCGATGTCGCCGTCTACAACGGCACCACCACGCGCGGCCTGGCCTCGCGCGCCGCGACGGCCCTCACCGAGCACGGCTTCACGGTCACCCGTACCGCGAACGCGGTCGACCGGGACCGCGCCGACACGGTGATCGAGTACGGGGCGGGCCTGCGGGCCCGGGCCCAGACGGTCGCCCGGCTCTTTCCCGGCGCCGCACTGAACTCCGTGCCGGGCGCGGGCGTCGACGTCGTCCTGGGCCGGACCTACGCCGCCAAGGGCAGCGCGTCGGCGCCGTCCTCACGCGCGTCCACGCCCACCGCCCTCCCCACTTCGGTGGCGCGTGACGCGCGCTCCGCCGACGACGACGTGTGCTCCAACCTGTCCTACGGATAG
- a CDS encoding chitinase, translating to MRRSGPLRALLSGATATALAAGLVALGGGGALAAERAPAHAARHMPAHVVAPYFEAWTGESPAALAAESGNKYLTMAFLQTAAAGSCTAYWNGASTQPIAKATFGRDIAAIQARGGNVIPSFGGYSADTTNTELADSCTDVDAIASVYESLVKTYGVTRIDLDIEADSINNTAGIDRRNKAIAKVERWAERTGRSLQFSYTLPTTTTGLAPNGVALLRNAVDNGARVDVVNIMTFDYWDGATHDMAADTKTAASGLHDQLAALYPKKNPAKLWHMIGVTEMPGIDDYGPEETFTPQDAVKVENWAVAKGIDTLSFWALQRDNGGCVGTAGANSCSGIAQDTWTFSHIFEPFARGIRVG from the coding sequence CTGGTCGCGCTCGGCGGAGGCGGCGCGCTCGCCGCGGAGCGGGCACCCGCGCATGCCGCGCGGCACATGCCCGCGCATGTGGTGGCGCCGTACTTCGAGGCGTGGACGGGCGAGAGCCCCGCCGCGCTCGCCGCCGAGTCGGGCAACAAGTACCTCACGATGGCCTTTCTCCAGACGGCCGCGGCGGGCTCGTGCACCGCTTACTGGAACGGTGCCTCCACCCAGCCGATCGCCAAGGCGACCTTCGGCCGGGACATCGCCGCGATCCAGGCGCGCGGCGGCAACGTCATCCCGTCCTTCGGCGGCTACAGCGCCGACACCACCAACACCGAACTGGCCGACAGCTGCACCGACGTCGACGCCATCGCCTCGGTCTACGAAAGCCTCGTCAAGACCTACGGCGTCACCCGGATCGACCTCGACATCGAAGCCGACTCCATCAACAACACCGCCGGGATCGACCGCCGCAACAAGGCCATCGCCAAGGTGGAGCGCTGGGCCGAACGGACCGGCCGCAGCCTGCAGTTCTCCTACACCCTGCCGACCACCACCACGGGCCTCGCACCCAACGGCGTGGCGCTGCTGCGAAACGCCGTCGACAACGGCGCGCGCGTGGACGTCGTCAACATCATGACGTTCGACTACTGGGACGGCGCCACCCACGACATGGCGGCCGACACCAAGACCGCCGCGTCCGGGCTGCACGACCAACTAGCCGCGCTCTACCCGAAGAAGAACCCGGCGAAGCTCTGGCACATGATCGGCGTCACCGAGATGCCCGGCATCGACGACTACGGCCCGGAGGAGACCTTCACCCCGCAGGACGCGGTGAAGGTGGAGAACTGGGCGGTCGCCAAGGGCATCGACACGCTCTCCTTCTGGGCCCTCCAGCGCGACAACGGCGGTTGCGTGGGCACGGCCGGCGCCAACTCCTGCTCCGGCATCGCCCAGGACACCTGGACCTTCAGCCACATCTTCGAACCGTTCGCGCGGGGCATCCGCGTGGGCTGA
- a CDS encoding LCP family protein, with the protein MTDPGDAPAGNATRSHARGLPRQRHTSGSATSGYAPSRSAPSRTGSRARPKVGAGRRARPVGRSRRILRTAAISLSVLVLATAGVGWWFYEHLNGNLHSVPLTDGSGDSAGKEKSDAFGRTPINLLVVGSDGRTNASDCKLGGGCSQTGVQSGSNADVEMVMHISADRSNATVMSIPRDTVTTVPACKDTETGVSTNGYTGMVNSALQYGPACQVATVHRLTGIPIDHFVKLDFSGVVKMSDAVGGVSACVDKDVYDTYSHLKLAQGTHTLKGVAALEFVRSRHGFGDGSDLGRTYSQHIFLSSMIRKFKSAGTLTDPTAVYRLADAATKALTVDTGLGSIRKLIGLAADVDKVPANRITFTTMQTAPDPGDSNRLVPAATAQSLFATIANDQSLTNASGKKTAAASATAKAPASASAVPAAQIAVTVENGTTVTGRASAVATALLDKGFSSGTTTGNAAGTTSTTTLTYGSGHKAEAQTAAKALGLPSSHLKQSDATGTGLTLVIGTDWTSGTAYPAAPADTKTATADAHAETADQSKTCAKVSPYKTVSLDGVAMNPTQAYRAATGTKDSAP; encoded by the coding sequence ATGACCGACCCTGGGGACGCCCCCGCCGGCAACGCCACACGCAGCCACGCACGCGGGCTGCCCCGGCAGCGCCACACCTCAGGTTCCGCGACCTCCGGTTACGCGCCCTCCCGTTCCGCGCCCTCCCGGACGGGATCCCGTGCGCGTCCCAAGGTCGGCGCGGGGCGCCGGGCCCGGCCCGTGGGCCGGAGCAGGCGGATCCTGCGGACGGCCGCGATATCGCTGTCGGTGCTGGTCCTGGCCACCGCGGGGGTGGGGTGGTGGTTCTACGAGCATCTGAACGGCAATCTCCACAGCGTCCCGTTGACCGACGGCTCGGGCGACAGCGCGGGCAAGGAGAAGTCCGACGCCTTCGGCAGAACCCCGATCAACCTCCTGGTGGTGGGCAGCGACGGCCGTACCAACGCGAGCGACTGCAAGCTCGGCGGCGGCTGTTCACAGACCGGTGTGCAGTCCGGGTCCAACGCGGACGTGGAGATGGTGATGCACATATCCGCCGACCGCTCCAACGCGACCGTGATGAGCATCCCCCGCGACACCGTGACCACCGTCCCCGCCTGCAAGGACACCGAGACCGGCGTCTCCACCAACGGCTACACCGGCATGGTCAACAGCGCCCTGCAGTACGGGCCCGCCTGTCAGGTGGCCACCGTCCACCGGCTCACCGGCATCCCCATCGACCACTTCGTCAAGCTCGACTTCTCCGGCGTGGTGAAGATGTCCGACGCGGTGGGCGGGGTGTCGGCCTGCGTCGACAAGGACGTCTACGACACCTACTCGCACCTGAAACTCGCTCAGGGCACGCACACCCTCAAGGGCGTCGCGGCCCTGGAGTTCGTCCGCTCCCGGCACGGCTTCGGCGACGGCAGCGACCTGGGACGCACCTACTCCCAGCACATCTTCCTCAGCTCGATGATCCGCAAGTTCAAGAGCGCCGGCACCCTCACCGACCCCACCGCCGTCTACCGCCTGGCCGACGCCGCGACCAAGGCCCTCACCGTCGACACCGGCCTGGGCAGCATCAGGAAGCTGATCGGGCTCGCCGCCGACGTGGACAAGGTCCCGGCGAACCGCATCACCTTCACCACCATGCAGACGGCGCCGGACCCGGGCGACAGCAACCGGCTCGTGCCCGCCGCCACGGCCCAGAGCCTGTTCGCCACCATCGCGAACGACCAGTCCCTGACCAACGCGTCGGGCAAGAAGACCGCCGCGGCCTCCGCGACGGCCAAAGCCCCGGCCTCCGCCTCCGCGGTCCCCGCCGCGCAGATCGCGGTCACCGTGGAGAACGGCACCACCGTCACCGGCCGGGCCTCGGCCGTCGCCACCGCCCTGCTCGACAAGGGCTTCAGTTCCGGCACCACCACCGGCAACGCCGCCGGCACCACGTCCACGACCACCCTCACCTACGGCAGCGGGCACAAGGCCGAGGCCCAGACCGCCGCCAAGGCCCTGGGCCTGCCGTCCTCCCACCTCAAGCAGAGCGACGCCACCGGCACCGGCCTGACCCTGGTCATCGGCACCGACTGGACGAGCGGCACCGCCTACCCCGCCGCCCCCGCCGACACCAAGACCGCCACCGCCGACGCCCACGCCGAGACCGCCGACCAGTCCAAGACCTGCGCCAAGGTCAGCCCCTACAAGACCGTCAGTCTCGACGGCGTCGCCATGAACCCCACCCAGGCCTACCGCGCAGCCACCGGAACCAAGGACTCGGCACCGTGA
- a CDS encoding permease translates to MQKTDERAVGADEPSTAADVAVAVPAARASARGPRRDWPRHWPLLLGACALSGPALYVLSRWMEQPAMQAWRTVALAVTVQALPFLLLGTALSGAINAFVPARVFTRLLPRRPVLAVPVAGVAGVVLPGCECASVPVANSLIGRGVTPAAAFAFLLSAPAINPVVLTATAIAFPGHPEMMVARLLASLATAAVMGWLWLFLGRDKWLKPVVRHTGHQPEQSRLREFRRGFQHDFLHAGGFLVLGAMAAATFNVAVPRTVLDAFSGSPWLSVLFLAALAILLAVCSEADAFVAASLTGFSPVARLAFMVVGPMVDLKLIALQAGTFGRAFAVRFSTATTVVAILCSTLIGGVLL, encoded by the coding sequence GTGCAGAAGACAGACGAACGGGCCGTGGGGGCGGACGAACCGTCCACGGCGGCGGACGTGGCCGTCGCGGTCCCCGCGGCGAGGGCGAGTGCCAGGGGTCCCCGGCGCGACTGGCCCCGCCACTGGCCCCTTCTGCTCGGAGCGTGCGCGCTGTCCGGGCCCGCGCTCTACGTCCTCAGCCGGTGGATGGAACAACCGGCCATGCAGGCCTGGCGGACCGTCGCTCTCGCCGTCACCGTGCAGGCGCTGCCGTTCCTGCTGCTCGGCACGGCGCTGTCCGGCGCGATCAACGCCTTCGTGCCGGCCCGGGTGTTCACCCGGCTGCTGCCCCGGCGGCCCGTGCTCGCCGTCCCGGTCGCCGGAGTCGCCGGAGTCGTCCTGCCCGGCTGCGAATGCGCGTCGGTGCCGGTGGCCAACAGCCTGATCGGCCGGGGCGTCACCCCGGCCGCCGCGTTCGCGTTCCTGCTCTCGGCGCCCGCCATCAACCCGGTCGTGCTGACCGCCACCGCCATCGCCTTCCCCGGCCACCCCGAGATGATGGTGGCCCGGCTGCTCGCCTCGCTCGCCACCGCCGCCGTGATGGGCTGGCTGTGGCTCTTCCTGGGCCGCGACAAGTGGCTCAAGCCTGTCGTACGGCACACCGGGCACCAGCCCGAGCAGAGCCGCCTGCGGGAGTTCCGGCGCGGCTTCCAGCACGACTTCCTGCACGCGGGCGGCTTCCTGGTCCTCGGGGCCATGGCGGCGGCGACGTTCAACGTGGCGGTCCCGCGCACCGTGCTCGACGCGTTCTCCGGCTCTCCCTGGCTGTCGGTGCTGTTCCTGGCCGCGCTCGCCATCCTGCTCGCGGTGTGCTCCGAGGCCGACGCGTTCGTCGCGGCCTCGCTCACCGGCTTCTCGCCCGTCGCCCGGCTGGCGTTCATGGTCGTCGGGCCGATGGTCGACCTGAAACTGATCGCCCTTCAGGCGGGCACCTTCGGCCGGGCCTTCGCGGTCCGTTTCTCCACGGCCACGACGGTCGTCGCGATCCTGTGCAGCACGCTCATCGGAGGAGTCCTGCTGTGA
- a CDS encoding ArsR/SmtB family transcription factor, which translates to MTAYAGGFDDPAAEVLEDAAAAFGLLASSHRLHIMWALAQGESDVTHLAERVGGALPAVSQHLSKLKLAGLVRSRREGRRQVYYVDDPDVVTVVRVMVGQLAARAEEASAPVRRLRGIGG; encoded by the coding sequence GTGACGGCATACGCCGGTGGCTTCGATGATCCGGCCGCCGAGGTGCTGGAGGACGCGGCCGCCGCGTTCGGACTGCTGGCCTCCTCGCACCGGCTGCACATCATGTGGGCCCTCGCGCAGGGCGAGAGCGACGTGACCCACCTCGCGGAGCGTGTCGGCGGCGCCCTGCCCGCCGTCAGCCAGCACCTGTCGAAGCTGAAGCTCGCGGGCCTCGTCCGCTCCCGGCGCGAAGGCCGCCGACAGGTCTACTACGTCGACGATCCCGACGTCGTGACCGTGGTGCGCGTGATGGTCGGACAGCTGGCCGCACGGGCCGAGGAGGCATCGGCACCCGTACGCAGGCTGCGCGGGATCGGTGGCTGA
- a CDS encoding DUF5990 family protein, with protein MRIRIDAVDLPGRSCPAPVGSGAPTYDNIHVAVQRRDRPAELLEPHPGDAASATWTLECTALTSPTGTDVKGPYVQDRLGRRFIYLSWGTVDESGVFSMFRRAKLMLDVVPAEVLAAAAREGLLVGRLGLTDAHGNPLCARVEPPHITWTAETWTAESAS; from the coding sequence ATGCGCATCCGTATCGACGCCGTCGACCTGCCCGGCCGCAGCTGTCCGGCCCCCGTCGGCAGCGGCGCGCCGACGTACGACAACATCCACGTGGCCGTACAACGCCGGGACCGTCCGGCCGAACTCCTCGAACCGCACCCCGGCGACGCCGCGTCCGCGACCTGGACCCTGGAGTGCACCGCGCTCACCTCGCCGACCGGCACGGACGTCAAAGGGCCCTACGTGCAGGACCGTCTGGGCCGCCGGTTCATCTACCTGTCGTGGGGCACGGTCGACGAGTCGGGCGTCTTCAGCATGTTCCGGCGCGCCAAGCTCATGCTCGACGTCGTCCCCGCCGAGGTGCTCGCCGCCGCCGCGCGTGAGGGCCTGCTGGTCGGACGCCTCGGCCTGACCGACGCCCACGGCAACCCCCTGTGCGCGCGGGTCGAACCCCCGCACATCACGTGGACCGCCGAGACATGGACCGCCGAGTCCGCCTCGTAG